Within the Gemmatimonadota bacterium genome, the region CCCATTTGGCCGCCGAGCTGTCGCGTGCGCTGATCCACTGATCCAGATTCCTGCCGTCGAACAACACTATCGCATCCGACGGCGCCGCCGCGTTTGACGCGCCCGGCGTCACGATCCGCGGCTCCGGACCCCACACCTCCGTGTCAGCCGGTTTCGGCTGAGCCGCAGTCGTTTGCGCCGCGAGCGGTCCCGCAACGCAAACGACCATCATCGCAAAGAACTTGATCCGCAATCTCAACCCCCTGATTGTATCCCACCCGACGCTCAGCCACGCGCCGCATCGCCGGTCCTGCGTAAGGCGCGGATATATCCGCGCCTGCCCCCTCCACGCGCGATCGAGCTCGGATGTGGCCCGCCCGACGCTCAGCCACGCGCCGCATCGCCGGTCCTGCGTAAGGCGCGGATATATCCGCGCCTGGCCCCTCCACGCGCGATCGAACTAAAAGCTACTGCAACCCTCCCAGCGCCGGATACGACACAAACCGTGCGGCAATCGCCCCGATCACTACGAAGATCACGATCGCGCAGATGATTACCACCACAGTGTAACCCATCGCCTTCTCTGCCGGCGCCTTCATCAAAGTCGGAAGGCCGGTGTACAGCAGGTACAGGCCGTACAAACCCAGCAGACCGAAAATACGCAGCCCTGGAATGAGCGCGAAGATTCCCGCCAGCCAGCTCGCCGTGCTCGAGTACGTCGCAACCTTCAACGCCTGGATCTGATTCTTCTGACCCGCGAACGTGGGCGCGAGTGCGTCGATTATCAGCGCGAGCACGTAGATGCCGACCAGCCCGAGTATGTATTGCGTTATCGCGCTCGTGAGTGCCGAGCCAAGCGGAACACGATACGTACCGAGTAACGGGAGACTGACTCCGAAAATGCTCAGCCCGATCACCGATGCAATCGGCGGAATGGCTGACAACGGAATGATGTAGCCTGTGTACAGTTGACTCACGGTGGTTGACTCACCGTCTATCACACGCCACTCCGACTTCGGCAGCATGATGATGCCCTTCACACGCGCGACAAGCCCAGTTGGCCCCTGAGCGTCCAGCGAATCCCCGACAGTGGACATTGAATCCCCCCGGTTGATTGAATGGAAGAAGCTAGGGAGAGTTTACCATCCAGGGCGCACGGCGCAAGCTCGCCGTGCTGAGTACCCGTGCGCTGGCCCATGACAAGGGCAGGCAACGTTTCTCCGCTCGAAACTGACACATAATTAAGGAGAGCGGCGTCGACCATCGGCGCCCGAAGCCTACAGGAGCAACACAATGGTATTCGACATTCTTGCCGGTGCGGTCATCGTGGGCGTCGGCGGCTGGGCCTGGAATCGCCTGGTCCGCCACTGGGCATCCACCGGAAAGCGATTCTAGCGACCGCCTTTCACGACACGATCGCGCCGAGGGGCCGTCCCTAGGGCTTCGTCGCGTTCGTTTCGACCACCATCGGGTTCCAGCATACCGCCGCTGCAGACCCATTCATCTGACAGAACCTTCCCGTCCGGCCATCGACCACCGAAAAGTGCTCGGGACCGGCGGAGTAGCGGTGGTCGCGCGCAGGACCAATGAGATAAAACGTCGCGTCGAGGCTCAGGACGATCAGGCAGACAGCGACGACGATCTGTAACCAGCGAGGTATTTGCATGGCCGCAAAATGCGGTCATCGGCCCGGGTTGGCCAGTGTCGGCAGCGAGTCCGGCAGCCGCACCAGAAAGCAGAAAGGGGCGCGCATCTCTCGATGCGCGCCCCTTTTTTCAGCACACCTCAGTGCGCTGATCCGGCCATTGCTACTTCTGCTTCTTGCGGCGGATCATCGGTACGAGGCCGATGAGGCCCGTTCCGAGAAGAGCCATCGAGCTCGGCTCAGGCGTCGAAACGAAGCCCTGAACCGTGGTGTGGCCGTTGTTGTTGTTCGGCGCAACGATCGAGTAGCCCAGGCCTGGCGTGAAGTTCGTCAGGGAGTAGGTGGACGCATCGATGTTGAAGATCGTCGGGTTGGCCGGATTCCAGTAGGTAAGGCTTCCGGTGCTCGAGATCGTACCAGCGAAGGAGCCGAAAAAGCTCCCCTGACCTGTCGTCGGGGATGTCTGGAACACGTTCAGGGTGAACTGATCGTTGAACGTTCCTGACGAACCTGTCGAGGCAGCAGTGGACAGGAAGTCGCCGAAGCTGACGTTGCTCGGCGTCGCCGTCGTCGTGCTCGGAAGGCCGTTGAACGTGATGGTCATCCCACCGTTGCTGACCGTATTCGTGCCGGTGGACGTAAACACGCCAGTCGTGAAGTACGTCACCTGAGCCTGCGAGGCCACTGGAAGTGCCAACGCTGCTGCAGCACCAGCGATAGCGGTTAACCGTCGAGAAATCTTCATACTCTCTACTCCTCCAAAATAATGTTTACCTACTCGACGGTGACCCTAGGAGCTGGATGCAGCGCCGCAATCGCGCCCGTCGACACCCTGCGACAGGCATCCTGATTGGCAGATTCCATGCCCCGCATGACCGCCAGGCCATAACGCCTCAAACATTTGAAGTGCGATCGTCGAATATGTGATATTCTCCCATGAAAAAGCTCGCAACATCACCCGGGCACTGACCACCGACACCGCACCATTCTCGCACGAACCGGACGATCCCGGACCAATCCTTGTGTTGCATTCGCCCCACACGTGTTGGATTCATTGCGCGGCCACATCCCGACGCGCTGGTAGCGACCGCGACACCCATATGTAGCTTGCACTCCGCGCCGGTATCGTTGTTGCGACTCCTGTTTGCCGCCGATACTCCAAACGGTACTGAATCTCCAACCCATCGCTGGTGCATCGCGCTGGCCAGGTCCCTGCTACTCTTCCTAAGACAC harbors:
- a CDS encoding Yip1 family protein, giving the protein MSTVGDSLDAQGPTGLVARVKGIIMLPKSEWRVIDGESTTVSQLYTGYIIPLSAIPPIASVIGLSIFGVSLPLLGTYRVPLGSALTSAITQYILGLVGIYVLALIIDALAPTFAGQKNQIQALKVATYSSTASWLAGIFALIPGLRIFGLLGLYGLYLLYTGLPTLMKAPAEKAMGYTVVVIICAIVIFVVIGAIAARFVSYPALGGLQ
- a CDS encoding PEP-CTERM sorting domain-containing protein: MKISRRLTAIAGAAAALALPVASQAQVTYFTTGVFTSTGTNTVSNGGMTITFNGLPSTTTATPSNVSFGDFLSTAASTGSSGTFNDQFTLNVFQTSPTTGQGSFFGSFAGTISSTGSLTYWNPANPTIFNIDASTYSLTNFTPGLGYSIVAPNNNNGHTTVQGFVSTPEPSSMALLGTGLIGLVPMIRRKKQK